The following is a genomic window from Bosea sp. RAC05.
TGGCCTCGAAGAACCCCTCCGAGCGCGCTTTCGTCGAGCGCCAGGCGATCAACGCGCCGATCCAGGGTTCGGCCGCCGACATCATCCGCCGCGCCATGATCCGCATGGAGGACGCGCTGGAGGCAGCCAGGCTCGATGTCCGCATGCTGCTGCAGGTCCATGACGAACTGGTCTTCGAGGTGCCCGACCATCAGGTCGAGGCCGCGCTGCCCGTGATCACGCGGGTGATGGTCGAGGCGCCGCATTCGGCGGTGCAGCTGCGGGTTCCGCTCCAGGTCGATGCCCGCGCGGCGGGCAACTGGGACGAGGCTCACTGACGGGAACCTTCGCCGGCCAGGGCACGTTGTCGCTGCACACGCGCCGGGGGCGCTGTCGCGCGTCGGAACCTGACAACATGTTGAACTCGTCTGCCTGGAGGCCGTTTCCGCGATACAGGGCGGAGCCCGAGGTCGAGGTCGAAGACCCGAACGAGGATGTCAGCCCGTCCGAGCATGACCTGATCGTCCGCTATGCCATCATCGGCATCTTCGTGATCCTGCTGACGGGCGCGCTCTACCTGACCCGGGTGATCGCCCTGCCGATCACGGCGGGCATCATCTTCGGCCTCGTGCTCGGCCCGGCCGTCGACGGACTCGTGCGCCGCAATGTCCCCCAGCTTCTCGCAGCCGCGCTCGTCGTGCTGCTGTTCCTCGGCATCATCGTCGCGGCGATCACCGTACTCGCCGTGCCCGTCGCCAGCCTGAGCGATCAGGGTCCGGCGATGATGACCGCGCTGAAGACCAAGCTCGCCGGCCTCTTCGTGATGATGGACGAGGCCAAGGCCGCCATCGGCACGCTCATGGGCAAGACCGGTGCGGAACTCAGCGTCTCGCAGGGCAACCCGCTGCTCGACCTCGCCATGTCGTCCTCGGCGATCGCGGGCGGCCTGCTGATCTTCGTGGCCACCGTCTATTTCTGGCTCGCCACGCGGCGCCATCTCAAGGCCCGCGCCCTGCGCCTCTGCCTCGGCCGGGGCGCAAGGAAATCCGCCGGCGTCTTCTTCCAGGAGATCGAGAGCCGCGTGGCCCGCTATTTCGGGCTGGTGACACTGATCAATCTGGGGATGGGTATCCTCACCATGGGCATCGCCGGGCTGGCGGGACTGCCCTATCCGATCTTCTGGGGCGCGCTGGCCTTCGTCCTCAACTACCTCGCCTTCATCGGCCCGATCATCGTCACCATCATGCTGTTCGCCGGTGCGCTGGTCGAGGCGCCTCTCATCCTGACGGCCGTCTGGCCGGCGGCCGCCTATTTCGTCATCCACCTGATCGAGGGCAATGCGGTGACGCCGGTCTTCGTCGGGCGTCGGCTGACGGTCTCGCCCTTCCTGGTCTTCATCGGCTTCATCTTCTGGCTCTGGCTCTGGGGGCCGGTGGGAGCGGTGCTCTCGACTCCGATCCTGCTCGTCGCCATGGTGGCGCAGGAGGAATTCTCGCGCTATCGGGCGGCGCAGGCCGAGGAGCAGGCCGAGGCGAAACCCGCCTGAATCGGGGCCGGAGGGAACCGGCGCACCGCACAGGCGTTGGCCCCGGGATCGAACCCGGACCGATGCGCCTGCCGAGGCGGATCGTCGAAACGATCGATCGAGTTGATTCACGCAAGGACAGGATGACCGACATGGCCACCAGCACCACCGCCGCCAAACGCGCAGCCGCTTCCGCCAAGCGGGTCAAGGACGAGGTCGTCGCCGGTGGCGAGGAGATCGCGGGCGAGGCGCGGGAGACCGCCGCCCGCGTCAAGCGCGAGGCCGGTGCGATCGAGGAGAGCCTCACCCGCGGCGCCGAGGATCTGGTCGCGACCGTGGGCGAGAAGCTTCGCTCCGTCGGCGTCGACACCGACCGCATGGCCGATGTCGCCAAGGAACAGGCGACCGAACTCCAGCGCCTGATCGAGGAGGAGATCCGCGAGCGGCCGCTGCGCGCGCTCGGCCTGGCGGCAGCGGTCGGCCTCTTCGTCGGCTTCCTCTCGGCGCGCTGACGTCATGCTGGGGGGTATCGGGGCCTTTATCGCGGGAGAAATCTCCGGCGCGGTCCGTCGCAACGTCACGGTCGCCGTCCTCATGGGGCTCGGCGTCCTCCTCATGCTCTGCGCCGGCGGCTATCTGGTCGCGGCTGTTCACACCGCCCTGGCGCTGCGCTACGGGTCAGTCGAGGCCAGCCTGTTCGTGGCCGGCGGCTTGTTCGTGGCGGGGCTGATGGCGATCGCGATCGGCTTCTACGTCAAGAACCGGCCGCGGCCCGCCCGCCCGATGGCGGCCACGGCGCTGGTCGCGGCGCCGCTGGCGGCGAAGCTGATCGGGGCCGGCCTGACCTCGAAGAAGGGCTGGCGCCTCGCCCTCGTCGGCGGCGTCGTCGTGCTCGGCGCCTTGCTCGGCCGCCAGTTCTTCACCGGTGACGAGTCCGGCGACGACGAAGCATGAGGCGCGCGGGCGGCATCCTCGTGTCATTTTACATGGGGCCGATCGGCGTTTCGCGCTAAGACCGGGCGCATGTCGACTCAGGCGCGGCGGCGCACACGGTTTCTCGCTCCCGCAATCCCGGCCTTGCGGGCGCGCCTTCGCTCAGCGACGACGACGGTCGTCGCCATCGGGGTCGTCGCGATCGCGATCCTGCTGGCGGCCTGGATCAATCGTCAGGCGCAGCACACGGCCGAACAGGTTTCCCGCGCGATCGCGGTGCGCGAGAGCGCCGAGCGCTTCCTGGGGCATCTGCGCGACGCCGAGACCGGCCAGCGCGGCTACCTGCTCACCGGCCTGACGAGCTACCTGTCGCCCTTCACCGAAGGGCGCGGCGAGGCCGCGCCGGCCCTCGCCGCGCTGGAGGGGCTTGTCGGCGACGATCCCGCCCAGCGTGAGCGGATCGCCGCTTTGCGCGCGCAGATGCAGTTGAAGCTCGACGAGCTCGACGCCACCATCGGTCTGATGCGGGACGGGCGCCAGGCCGAGGCGCTCGCGCTCATCCGCCGCGGCCAGGGCATCGGCGCCATGGACGCGCTGCGTGATCTCGTCGAGCAGATGCAGGCCGCCGAGAATGTCCGCCTCGTCTCGCTCAACCGCAACGAGGAGCGGCGGCGGCTGCTGGCGAGCATCGGCATCGTCGTGGCGCTGGCGGGCCTGGCCTTCGCCGCCTGGCAGCAGCTGCGCCTGCGCCAGCGCCGCAGCGCGTCGCTGGCCGAGAGCAATGCCGAGCTGGAACGGGTCGTCGGCGAGCGCACCCGGGAGCTCGAGAACGAGCGCCTGCGCATCGAGGCGCTGCTGCGCGACGTCAATCATCGTGTCGGCAACAACCTCGCCATGGTCTCGGCCCTCCTGAGCGTGCAGAGCCGCCAGAGCCGGGAGCCGGCGGTGCGGGCGGCGCTGCAGCAGGCGCAGTCCCGCATCCAGGCGATCGCCGCCGGCCAGCGCCGCCTGCGGCTCGATCTCGACACCGACGAGATCGAGGCACGGCCCTATATGGAGGATCTGCTGGCCGAGATCGGCAAGGCGGCGGAGGGCCGGCCGATCGAGATCGCGCTCGCCATGGACGAGATCCGCCTGCCCGGCCGCGACGCCGTCTCCTTCGTGGTGATCGTCAACGAGCTCGTCACCAATGCCATCAAGCATGCCTTCGCCGATGGCCGGCCGGGCCGAATCGTCATCCGCTTCGAGGAGGTGGCTCGCGACGATGGGCCCGCGCTCGCCCTGACGGTCGAGGATGACGGCGTCGGCATGCCCGCGGAGCTCGAGGCCAAGGGGCTCGGCCAGACGGTGATCGCAAGCCTGCTGCGCAGCATGCGCGCGACGATGACATCATCTCCGCTGACGCCCGGCTCGGAGCGTCCGGGCACCCGCGTCACGCTGGTCTTCCCCCAAAGCCGCTGAACGCCTGTCAGGACGGCCAGGCCTGACGGGTCAGCAGATGCGTCCGCGCGGTGCCGCCCTCGTCGCGGGCGAACCCCTGGGCTTCCCAGAACGCGGCCGAGCGCGCATCGGCAGCCCGCAGCGAGAGGCGCGCGGCCACTGCAAGGCCCTGCTGGATCAGGGCGGATGTGAGCCAGCGGCCGACCCCCTCGCGTCGCATGGCCGGGCGGACATAGACATGCCGGATCCGGGCCAGGTCCGGAGCGGAATCGTAAGGGTCTGGCGTCAATCCACCGATCGCGACGAGGCCGCCTTCCCTGAAGGCGGCCAGCATCACCGGGAGATCGGCATCCCCGGCATAGATCCCGCCCGCCAGTTCCCCGGCCAGCCGGTCGATGAAGCCGTAGCCCTCGGCTGCGGCCTCCTCGCGCAAGGTCTCGAACCCGACGGGCGGGGTTTCGGCGATCCGGACGATCTGGACGGCCGCGGCCGTCACAGCCCCTCGAACAGGGCGCTCGAAATGTAGCGCTCGGCGAAGGACGGGATGATCACGACGATCGTCTTGCCGGCGTTCTCCGGCCGCGCGCCGACTTCGAGCGCCGCTGCGATGGCGGCGCCCGACGAAATGCCGGCCGGGATGCCCTCGCTCCTGGCCAGCGCCCGCGACGTCTCGAACGACGTCTGGTTGCCGACCGTCACCACCTCGTCGATGATCGAGCGGTCGAGGATGCCGGGCACGAAGCCGGCGCCGATGCCCTGGATCTTGTGGGGGCCGGGCGCGCCGCCCGACAGCACAGGCGAGTCTTCCGGCTCGACGGCGATGATCTTCACGCTCGGCTTCTTCGCCTTCAGCACCTGCCCGACGCCGGTGATGGTGCCGCCGGTGCCGACGCCGGAGATGAAGATGTCGACGGCGCCTTGCGTGTCGTTCCAGATCTCCTCGGCCGTCGTCTTGCGGTGGATCTCCGGGTTGTGCGGATTCTCGAACTGCTGCGGGATGATCGCGCCGGGAATCTCGGCCTTGAGTTCTTCCGCCCGCGCGACAGCGCCGCGCATGCCGCCGGGGCCGGGCGTCAGCACCAGCTCGGCGCCGAGCAGCGCCAGCATCTTGCGGCGTTCGAGCGACATCGTCTCGGGCATCACCAGGATCAGCCGGTAGCCGCGCGCCGCCGCCACGAAGGCGAGCGCGATGCCGGTGTTGCCCGAGGTCGGCTCGATCAGCGTGCCGCCCGGCTTCAGCGTCCCCGACGCCTCCAGCGCATCGATCATGTTGACGCCGATCCGGTCCTTGACGCTCGAGATCGGGTTGAAGAACTCGAGCTTGGCCAGGATCGTCGCCTTGACCCCACGCTCGGCCGGCAACCGGTTCAGCTTGACCAGCGGCGTATCGCCGATCGTGTCGGTGATCGACTCATAGATGCGGCCGCGCCCGGGCAGCTTGCCCTGGCCTGGATCCTGTCTGTGCGCTGCCTCGGTCATGATGGGCTCCTTCTGTCGCCGGCGATGCCGACCGTGTCCGGAGGCTAGAGCATTTCACATACAATGTCGATAAATCGAATAAATAACAAATTCATATCGTAAAATCAGAGATGGCCCGGTCGCTGACCAACCCCGGCAGGACCTGGGCTCGGCGGCAGAGCTCGTCGACGGTCACCTCGTCGAGGATGGCGAGGAAGGCGCGCGAGGCTCGCAGCACCTCAGGCCCGACCACGGCATCGACCAGTGCCGATTGCGGCGCCAAGCCAATCTCGTCGTCGCCGGATTCCTGCATGGCGGCGCGCGCGATGTCTCCGGCCGTGATCTTGCGCCGCTCGCGCGCCAGCTCATAGCCACCGCGCGGGCCGCGCACGCCCTTGAGGATGCCGACCCGCACGAGGGCCTGCAGCATGGTTTCGAGATGGCGCGGCGGCAGA
Proteins encoded in this region:
- a CDS encoding AI-2E family transporter, whose amino-acid sequence is MLNSSAWRPFPRYRAEPEVEVEDPNEDVSPSEHDLIVRYAIIGIFVILLTGALYLTRVIALPITAGIIFGLVLGPAVDGLVRRNVPQLLAAALVVLLFLGIIVAAITVLAVPVASLSDQGPAMMTALKTKLAGLFVMMDEAKAAIGTLMGKTGAELSVSQGNPLLDLAMSSSAIAGGLLIFVATVYFWLATRRHLKARALRLCLGRGARKSAGVFFQEIESRVARYFGLVTLINLGMGILTMGIAGLAGLPYPIFWGALAFVLNYLAFIGPIIVTIMLFAGALVEAPLILTAVWPAAAYFVIHLIEGNAVTPVFVGRRLTVSPFLVFIGFIFWLWLWGPVGAVLSTPILLVAMVAQEEFSRYRAAQAEEQAEAKPA
- a CDS encoding DUF883 C-terminal domain-containing protein, with amino-acid sequence MATSTTAAKRAAASAKRVKDEVVAGGEEIAGEARETAARVKREAGAIEESLTRGAEDLVATVGEKLRSVGVDTDRMADVAKEQATELQRLIEEEIRERPLRALGLAAAVGLFVGFLSAR
- a CDS encoding sensor histidine kinase; amino-acid sequence: MSTQARRRTRFLAPAIPALRARLRSATTTVVAIGVVAIAILLAAWINRQAQHTAEQVSRAIAVRESAERFLGHLRDAETGQRGYLLTGLTSYLSPFTEGRGEAAPALAALEGLVGDDPAQRERIAALRAQMQLKLDELDATIGLMRDGRQAEALALIRRGQGIGAMDALRDLVEQMQAAENVRLVSLNRNEERRRLLASIGIVVALAGLAFAAWQQLRLRQRRSASLAESNAELERVVGERTRELENERLRIEALLRDVNHRVGNNLAMVSALLSVQSRQSREPAVRAALQQAQSRIQAIAAGQRRLRLDLDTDEIEARPYMEDLLAEIGKAAEGRPIEIALAMDEIRLPGRDAVSFVVIVNELVTNAIKHAFADGRPGRIVIRFEEVARDDGPALALTVEDDGVGMPAELEAKGLGQTVIASLLRSMRATMTSSPLTPGSERPGTRVTLVFPQSR
- a CDS encoding GNAT family N-acetyltransferase, whose amino-acid sequence is MTAAAVQIVRIAETPPVGFETLREEAAAEGYGFIDRLAGELAGGIYAGDADLPVMLAAFREGGLVAIGGLTPDPYDSAPDLARIRHVYVRPAMRREGVGRWLTSALIQQGLAVAARLSLRAADARSAAFWEAQGFARDEGGTARTHLLTRQAWPS
- the cysK gene encoding cysteine synthase A, coding for MTEAAHRQDPGQGKLPGRGRIYESITDTIGDTPLVKLNRLPAERGVKATILAKLEFFNPISSVKDRIGVNMIDALEASGTLKPGGTLIEPTSGNTGIALAFVAAARGYRLILVMPETMSLERRKMLALLGAELVLTPGPGGMRGAVARAEELKAEIPGAIIPQQFENPHNPEIHRKTTAEEIWNDTQGAVDIFISGVGTGGTITGVGQVLKAKKPSVKIIAVEPEDSPVLSGGAPGPHKIQGIGAGFVPGILDRSIIDEVVTVGNQTSFETSRALARSEGIPAGISSGAAIAAALEVGARPENAGKTIVVIIPSFAERYISSALFEGL
- a CDS encoding RrF2 family transcriptional regulator, giving the protein MMLLSRRSQLAIAAVVDIALHARPSPVAAKLLAARHDLPPRHLETMLQALVRVGILKGVRGPRGGYELARERRKITAGDIARAAMQESGDDEIGLAPQSALVDAVVGPEVLRASRAFLAILDEVTVDELCRRAQVLPGLVSDRAISDFTI